One Bdellovibrio bacteriovorus DNA window includes the following coding sequences:
- a CDS encoding carboxylate-amine ligase — protein MTNTIPFGKSDLFSLGVEVELQIIHPETRNLHPISPEILNDWTLDSPHLKPEIFQSMLEIDTPICKNVQEVEAELLVTSRELARICKKNNVRLASNGTHPFAQWHNRVFYPSDRYEYLVHRNQHIARRLMIYGLHVHIGMMSANHCITMMNEFLYYLPHMLALSASSPFWTGYNTGLASSRITVFEAHPAGGTPCTLSNWADFEDIVGKLIKSHSIESFKDIWWDIRPSPNYGTMEIRICDGVPGIRRTARLVAFIHLLARYIQKRLENGQPRPVPADWMVRENKWRAGRHGLDGEILIDNEGNTKSLRQDIWDLMDAMSEDSKQMGYEAYIEGLKKDMENPSYKAQLAIYEKTQSLEKVVDSLCETFEHDLEVT, from the coding sequence ATGACTAATACGATCCCTTTTGGAAAGTCCGATTTATTTTCGTTAGGTGTGGAAGTAGAACTGCAAATCATCCACCCTGAGACTCGCAACCTGCATCCTATTTCTCCGGAAATTTTAAATGATTGGACTTTGGATAGTCCGCATCTAAAACCAGAGATCTTTCAGAGCATGTTAGAGATCGACACCCCGATTTGCAAAAATGTGCAAGAAGTCGAGGCCGAACTTTTAGTGACCAGCCGAGAACTGGCACGGATCTGCAAAAAAAATAATGTTCGCCTGGCTTCCAACGGAACTCATCCCTTTGCTCAGTGGCACAACCGCGTTTTCTATCCGTCAGACCGTTATGAGTATTTAGTCCATCGCAACCAGCATATCGCGCGTCGACTGATGATCTATGGCCTGCATGTTCATATCGGCATGATGAGTGCCAATCACTGCATCACGATGATGAATGAGTTTTTATATTACCTTCCCCATATGTTGGCGCTTTCAGCGAGTTCTCCTTTTTGGACGGGATATAATACGGGTCTTGCTTCCTCACGCATCACCGTTTTTGAGGCCCATCCCGCTGGCGGTACACCCTGCACCCTTTCTAATTGGGCAGATTTTGAAGACATCGTGGGCAAACTGATAAAAAGTCATTCGATTGAAAGCTTTAAAGACATTTGGTGGGACATTCGACCCAGTCCTAATTACGGCACCATGGAAATCCGCATTTGCGATGGCGTGCCGGGCATTCGTCGCACCGCTCGTTTGGTGGCTTTCATTCATCTTTTGGCTCGATATATCCAAAAGCGTTTGGAAAACGGACAGCCACGTCCTGTGCCTGCGGACTGGATGGTGCGTGAAAACAAATGGCGCGCCGGCCGTCATGGACTTGATGGCGAGATCCTGATCGATAACGAAGGAAATACCAAATCCCTTCGTCAAGATATTTGGGATTTGATGGACGCGATGAGCGAAGACAGCAAACAGATGGGCTATGAGGCCTATATTGAAGGGCTTAAAAAGGACATGGAAAACCCCAGTTACAAAGCTCAGCTGGCTATTTACGAAAAAACACAGAGTTTGGAAAAAGTCGTAGACTCTTTATGTGAGACCTTCGAACATGATCTAGAGGTGACCTGA
- a CDS encoding MerR family transcriptional regulator, which yields MNIQTVEQKTGLTKRMIRHYEDLGLINPGRSENNYRDYSEKDVDQLFFIKAMRDVGFGLEDVAQVLKEGKTEEVLRRHLNNLLLKKRELYTEHKNNFHIIRRILKTNTLIDGLLDKIVSAHTPPLADEQVSSIEDFLNKHHVVHGHIKPLAELAPIAHFGFEEEFKITDTLFMTYRDVFEDVSLPRASIAVCKELYSYFILFSEIHRPSEFHKKVLSQFSQQFKKISSELSTQFEAMSDDVTSLERIFSHFDLAVLIRMENDKKESFELVLPGQPLVVYLSQKEGVAYNQNEWLEK from the coding sequence ATGAACATTCAGACAGTCGAACAAAAAACCGGCCTCACCAAGCGCATGATCCGTCATTACGAGGATCTGGGTTTAATAAATCCCGGACGCTCCGAAAATAACTATCGAGACTATTCTGAAAAAGATGTCGATCAGTTATTCTTTATCAAAGCCATGCGCGACGTAGGGTTTGGATTAGAAGACGTCGCCCAAGTTTTAAAGGAAGGAAAAACGGAGGAGGTTTTACGTCGCCACCTTAACAACTTGTTGCTAAAAAAGCGCGAGCTCTATACCGAACATAAAAACAACTTCCACATCATTCGTCGCATTTTGAAGACCAACACTTTGATTGATGGCCTATTAGATAAAATCGTGTCCGCGCACACTCCTCCCTTAGCCGACGAACAGGTTTCTAGCATCGAGGATTTCTTAAACAAACACCACGTGGTTCACGGACATATCAAACCACTGGCCGAGCTGGCCCCTATCGCGCACTTCGGTTTTGAGGAGGAGTTCAAGATCACCGACACTTTATTTATGACCTACCGAGATGTTTTTGAAGATGTCTCTTTACCTCGAGCCAGCATTGCTGTGTGCAAAGAGCTTTATTCGTATTTTATTTTGTTTTCTGAAATTCATCGCCCCAGCGAATTTCACAAAAAAGTTCTGTCACAATTTTCCCAGCAATTTAAAAAGATTTCTTCTGAACTGAGCACGCAGTTTGAAGCCATGAGTGACGACGTGACCTCACTTGAACGAATCTTTAGCCACTTTGACTTGGCCGTCCTGATTCGAATGGAAAATGACAAAAAAGAAAGCTTTGAACTCGTTCTTCCCGGCCAACCCCTCGTGGTTTATCTCAGCCAAAAAGAAGGCGTCGCCTACAATCAAAACGAATGGCTAGAAAAATAA